gtttgaacttcagcagtttGTTTAAATTTCACCATGTCAACActaagttgctgccatgtgatatttgtgttaatgagcagttgaatcattgtacctaataaaatggctgCTGAGTGTCTATTTAGTGATTAAATTACAATGTTTGGCCAGGCAACTATTTTAATAatcatttaattatttcagTTGTTTTCAAGCAACAGGGCAAAAATGAACTTTAAGTTTCCCGCTTTTCTCATATCTGACACAGTAAATAACTTTATGGACTGCTGGTTGGGCAGCTTCAGTAAACTAATGTTACTTTTGTTTGAAAAGTTTCAGTGCCATTTTATAGTCGAATAAAGATCAAAAATAATTGTTCGTGCTGGCCAAATCAAAGTACTGTTATATGTCTCTTAATACATCTAGATTATGGGGTTATATTTTGGTTAATCCACTTAGTGTGATTTTTGTGCTTTAGATCAAAGTGTCTCACATCATATGGACTAAAATGTATAAGGTGTTTGTGCTTGAGTTACAAGTATCTCTACTATCTTTCGCCTTTCTCATACATTTTGAGTCTTGCCATCATTCTCTTGCTTAAATCTTATAAAAAGCTTTGATCAGGTGTCAAAATCATGACACACTTTTGTCCAAGTGGACTCCCAGGATGATAAACAGTACACAGCATTAGCCGTTTGTAGAAGATTAGGCAGCACACAGAGCTTAGTTTAAGTGTTACTTAaactctctctctgctttctcttCCTGCAGTCAGTGAACTCAGCTCTACTGGGACAGCTTCTAATGGCTTCATGCCTTCTGACGGCATAGTATAATGTTGCTGGTTGGTTCCCAGGTGCACCTACGGGTTTTGTTTTCTACTGCTTCAGTGAGGAGATGGGCACTGTGAGGTTTAAtgtactgctgctgttgttgtttgggTCCTTCCACAGAGGGACATCTCAGTTGCCTGAATGGAATGGAGAGCTGGAAGGTAGTGGTAAGATCTCCTCCTTTGAGACTGCatggttatttttttcagtaactTTCTGATTTCTAGGTCATGGCACTGGACTTTGTGGGAGCTGTTCTTATGGTTCTCTACGATATCTTTCTTAGTGTGCTTGAGAAGCATTTCCACTTTGGGGTTTCCACACATTTAATGAATATTTGAATGCTTGTCAAGTCCTACTGTATGAAGAAGCCAAttagtgtgctttttttttttttttaaggtgagaTAGAATTGACTGCCCAGCCAGATTCCATAGATGACACATACTGGTCTGGATCAGCCCCTCTTTGTTTAGGAGGCTGTAAGGCGCGGCACCGGGAGCTGAGGACAGATCGCTGTGGAGACTCTAGCTGCTGCTGGATCGGCTACAAATCTTTGTGCAGAGGTAAGACTCAGGATCAGAGAGAAAAGTCACTGTTCTTTAAAATAGCTTTATACCATGCTTTTTCTGTGTGTTAGTGAACTGTGGAAGGCCAGATGTGGACTACAACGGAGTAGTGTATGGTAATGACTGGTGGGTGGGTTCTGTGGTGAGGTACACCTGTCGCTCTGGGTTCAAGCTTGTGGGAAATCCTACCAGATCATGTCAGCCTAACGGCCTTTGGACTCCAAAACCTACCTGCCTACGTGAGTCAACACAAACcacaacaaaacagcaaaaaaaaaagattttataatCTAATATTTACGCTCTTTTACCCACCTTTTAGGAATGTGTAAGCAGGGGCGCATTGAAATCAGTGAGCGTGAACTAAATGGGACGTGCAGCTCCACTTGCAGGGATAAGAGCTACTTTGGCCCACCCAAACAAGGCTGCACTCAGATAAACAACTGTAAGAAGAAGGAGATGGGCTGGAAACGCTTCTTTGCACAATGTGTCCCTTGCATTTGTGAATGTGCTTTTTCATGTGGTGAGTAGCTTCCACCTCCACATTGTCAGAACAGAATGAGCGTGGTGCCATGTTGTCTGTGTGCAAATGCGTTTGAATGTTGCGTTAAACATAAATTTGTCATCCTTCTTTCAGGAATTATATCCActgtgtcttttttgtttttaagcatcTGCCGGCTAAAACGCAGAGAACACACACTTACGATGCGAGGAGACTGCAGACAAAGAAGCGACACAGACCGGCTGTAGACCAAAGAGTCATGCTACATTTCTGCTGCTTCATCCAATTTTGTGAACAAATCTGGGTGTTTAAGGACAATAATTTAATCTCTCTGGCGCACATTGCTTTCTGTATGTAAAGGATTATGTGACAAGAACAAATCCTTCTGTCACAGCAATGTTAACTTATTCTTTATAGGATGTAAAGTGGCGAGAggctcagaaaaacaaaagtgagGAAACAGATTTCATTAAAGGCATCTGAGAGGTTTAGATACTGTAGACTTGAGTCCAGCAattattttcagtggaaaatgacTTTAGCTCCCACATGTTTGATCCCTCAGACATTATTTCCAACATCATTTCCTGTCCTCTCCAGATACATATCACATACTGTATTTAACATGGACGTCTGTTAACACACGCACATGTTTATGTGCCTAAGATAAGGaaggaaataaaagaaacaaggaGAGAGGGAAGTGAAACCACAGAGATTAGCACCTTGCTCCTCCTCTCAGTCCATCTGTTGGGGAAGGAGCTGAGACCTTAATCTTGTTACTAAAGGTTTGTTCAGGAGTCAGTATTAACAGGGAGAGTGATGTAGAACATATCTCTTAATAGTGTTTATACTTAagttgctgtgctgtgtgtactatttaattaaaaaaatagagtctctgaaatcaaatttttatttgtatatgttgCAGGTGAATTTGATGAAtgtgaaatgaatttaaaaaagagcaaaaatgcTACTCATGTGTCTGAAACCAAAAGTTGAACAGCTAAGGCACAACCCAGATCATTTCCCAGGTGCACAGATCTCAAGTAGAGCTTTACAGATGGCACTAATAATATTCTGACAGGATTATATCAACAGTTATCCCCCGTGACCACTACCCCATCAATCCTCACAGAACAGCATGTCAGCAATGCACTTCCCGGCCTGTGATACCCAGTGTAGTTTAGTAACAAATAGCATGGATAAAGCAAGTCACAAATCAAAAAATATGTGAGACAAAATGTTCCATAAGTTTTAACTGCTACTCGCGTTTGATTATTTGCTCGTGTTTGACTCcaggatttttttcttgcataaaGCAATATGTAGCAGACAAACCAAAGCGAAACACCACAgcaatgttttctttgttttaaaccaGTTTTGTTAATAGGATTTTCATTCACTCAAGCACAATGGATTTTGTTTTAGAAATGCCTCAAAATAACATCAATAGCCTATAAGCAAAAGGATTACACTCAGGCAAGGTAGCACAGACTTTTTCGTAGTCACTCAAACGTCCAATATGGGTCGGGAAAAACAATgaactctttct
The window above is part of the Archocentrus centrarchus isolate MPI-CPG fArcCen1 chromosome 14, fArcCen1, whole genome shotgun sequence genome. Proteins encoded here:
- the LOC115792047 gene encoding CUB and sushi domain-containing protein 1 isoform X2 yields the protein MGTVRFNVLLLLLFGSFHRGTSQLPEWNGELEGEIELTAQPDSIDDTYWSGSAPLCLGGCKARHRELRTDRCGDSSCCWIGYKSLCRVNCGRPDVDYNGVVYGNDWWVGSVVRYTCRSGFKLVGNPTRSCQPNGLWTPKPTCLRMCKQGRIEISERELNGTCSSTCRDKSYFGPPKQGCTQINNCKKKEMGWKRFFAQCVPCICECAFSCASAG
- the LOC115792047 gene encoding CUB and sushi domain-containing protein 1 isoform X1, which produces MGTVRFNVLLLLLFGSFHRGTSQLPEWNGELEGSGEIELTAQPDSIDDTYWSGSAPLCLGGCKARHRELRTDRCGDSSCCWIGYKSLCRVNCGRPDVDYNGVVYGNDWWVGSVVRYTCRSGFKLVGNPTRSCQPNGLWTPKPTCLRMCKQGRIEISERELNGTCSSTCRDKSYFGPPKQGCTQINNCKKKEMGWKRFFAQCVPCICECAFSCASAG
- the LOC115792047 gene encoding CUB and sushi domain-containing protein 1 isoform X3 encodes the protein MDGHDLQQCWGEIELTAQPDSIDDTYWSGSAPLCLGGCKARHRELRTDRCGDSSCCWIGYKSLCRVNCGRPDVDYNGVVYGNDWWVGSVVRYTCRSGFKLVGNPTRSCQPNGLWTPKPTCLRMCKQGRIEISERELNGTCSSTCRDKSYFGPPKQGCTQINNCKKKEMGWKRFFAQCVPCICECAFSCASAG